In Apodemus sylvaticus chromosome 8, mApoSyl1.1, whole genome shotgun sequence, one genomic interval encodes:
- the Bin3 gene encoding bridging integrator 3 isoform X7, producing the protein MSWIPFKIGQPKKQIVSKTVERDFEREYGKLQQLEEQTKRLQKDMKKSTDADLAMSKSAVKISLDLLSNPLCEQDQDFLRMVTALDTAMKRMDAFNQEKVNQIQKTVIEPLKKFSSIFPSLNMAVKRREQALQDYGRLQAKVEKYEEKEKTGPVLAKLHQAREELRPVREDFEAKNKQLLDEMPRFYGSRLDYFQPSFESLIRAQVIYYSEMHTLPPPRLYTTQKCTPLASSQVIYYSEMHTSCLLPGHILLRNAHLLPPPRLYTTQKCTPLASSQVIYYSEMHTSCLLPGHILLRNAHLLPPPRSYTTQKCTPCLLPGHILLRNAHLASSQVIYYSEMHTSCLLPGHILLRNAHLASSQVIYYSEMHTSCLLPGHILLRNAHLLPPPRSYTTQKCTPLASSQVIYYSEMHKIFGDLTQQLEQPGHSDEQRERENETKLSELRALSIVADD; encoded by the exons GATTCCTTTTAAGATCGGGCAGCCCAAGAAACAGATTGTTTCCAAAACA GTGGAGAGAGACTTTGAGAGAGAGTATGGAAAACTGCAGCA GCTGGAAGAGCAGACCAAGCGCCTGCAGAAGGACATGAAGAAGAGCACTGACGCAGACCTGG CCATGTCCAAATCTGCTGTGAAGATATCCCTGGACCTACTGTCCAACCCACTGTGTGAGCAGGACCAGGACTTTCTGCGCATGGTGACAGCCCTAGACACAGCCATGAAGCGGATGGATGCCTTCAACCAGGAGAAG GTGAACCAGATCCAAAAGACAGTGATTGAACCCCTGAAAAA GTTCAGCAGCATATTCCCAAGCCTCAACATGGCGGTCAAACGGCGGGAGCAGGCCTTGCAAGACTACGGGAGGCTGCAGGCCAAGGTGGAGAAGTACgaggaaaaggagaagactgGTCCCGTGCTGGCCAAGCTCCACCAG GCCCGAGAGGAGCTACGGCCTGTACGGGAAGACTTTGAGGCCAAGAACAAACAACTCCTGGATGAGATGCCACGGTTCTATGGCAGCCGACTCGACTATTTCCAGCCCAGCTTTGAGTCCCTGATCCGGGCACAG GTCATATACTACTCAGAAATGCACACCTTGCCTCCTCCCAG gttatatactactcagaaatgcacacctcttgcctcctcccag gttatatactactcagaaatgcacacctcttgcctcctcccaggtcatatactactcagaaatgcacacctcttgcctcctcccaggttatatactactcagaaatgcacacctcttgcctcctcccag GTCATATACTACTCAGAAATGCACACCTCTTGCCTCCTCCCAGGTCATATACTACTCAGAAATGCACACCTCTTGCCTCCTCCCAGGTCATATACTACTCAGAAATGCACACCTTGCCTCCTCCCAGGTCATATACTACTCAGAAATGCACACCTTGCCTCCTCCCAGGTTATATACTACTCAGAAATGCACACCTCTTGCCTCCTCCCAGGTCATATACTACTCAGAAATGCACACCTTGCCTCCTCCCAGGTTATATACTACTCAGAAATGCACACCTCTTGCCTCCTCCCAGGTCATATACTACTCAGAAATGCACACCTCTTGCCTCCTCCCAG GTCATATACTACTCAGAAATGCACACCTCTTGCCTCCTCCCAGGTCATATACTACTCAGAAATGCACAAGATCTTTGGAGACCTGACCCAGCAGCTTGAGCAGCCAGGCCACTCAGATGAGCAGCGAGAGCGGGAAAATGAGACCAAACTAAGTGAACTCCGAGCCCTCTCCATTGTGGCGGATGACTGA
- the Bin3 gene encoding bridging integrator 3 isoform X13, with product MSWIPFKIGQPKKQIVSKTVERDFEREYGKLQQLEEQTKRLQKDMKKSTDADLAMSKSAVKISLDLLSNPLCEQDQDFLRMVTALDTAMKRMDAFNQEKVNQIQKTVIEPLKKFSSIFPSLNMAVKRREQALQDYGRLQAKVEKYEEKEKTGPVLAKLHQAREELRPVREDFEAKNKQLLDEMPRFYGSRLDYFQPSFESLIRAQVIYYSEMHTLPPPRLYTTQKFTPCLLPGHILLRNSHLASSQVIYYSEMHTSCLLPGHILLRNAHLLPPPRSYTTQKCTPCLLPGHILLRNAHLASSQVIYYSEMHTSCLLPGHILLRNAHLASSQVIYYSEMHTSCLLPGHILLRNAHLLPPPRSYTTQKCTPLASSQVIYYSEMHKIFGDLTQQLEQPGHSDEQRERENETKLSELRALSIVADD from the exons GATTCCTTTTAAGATCGGGCAGCCCAAGAAACAGATTGTTTCCAAAACA GTGGAGAGAGACTTTGAGAGAGAGTATGGAAAACTGCAGCA GCTGGAAGAGCAGACCAAGCGCCTGCAGAAGGACATGAAGAAGAGCACTGACGCAGACCTGG CCATGTCCAAATCTGCTGTGAAGATATCCCTGGACCTACTGTCCAACCCACTGTGTGAGCAGGACCAGGACTTTCTGCGCATGGTGACAGCCCTAGACACAGCCATGAAGCGGATGGATGCCTTCAACCAGGAGAAG GTGAACCAGATCCAAAAGACAGTGATTGAACCCCTGAAAAA GTTCAGCAGCATATTCCCAAGCCTCAACATGGCGGTCAAACGGCGGGAGCAGGCCTTGCAAGACTACGGGAGGCTGCAGGCCAAGGTGGAGAAGTACgaggaaaaggagaagactgGTCCCGTGCTGGCCAAGCTCCACCAG GCCCGAGAGGAGCTACGGCCTGTACGGGAAGACTTTGAGGCCAAGAACAAACAACTCCTGGATGAGATGCCACGGTTCTATGGCAGCCGACTCGACTATTTCCAGCCCAGCTTTGAGTCCCTGATCCGGGCACAG gtcatatactactcagaaatgcacaccttgcctcctcccag gttatatactactcagaaattcacaccttgcctcctcccaggtcatatactactcagaaattcACACCTTGCCTCCTCCCAG GTCATATACTACTCAGAAATGCACACCTCTTGCCTCCTCCCAGGTCATATACTACTCAGAAATGCACACCTCTTGCCTCCTCCCAGGTCATATACTACTCAGAAATGCACACCTTGCCTCCTCCCAGGTCATATACTACTCAGAAATGCACACCTTGCCTCCTCCCAGGTTATATACTACTCAGAAATGCACACCTCTTGCCTCCTCCCAGGTCATATACTACTCAGAAATGCACACCTTGCCTCCTCCCAGGTTATATACTACTCAGAAATGCACACCTCTTGCCTCCTCCCAGGTCATATACTACTCAGAAATGCACACCTCTTGCCTCCTCCCAG GTCATATACTACTCAGAAATGCACACCTCTTGCCTCCTCCCAGGTCATATACTACTCAGAAATGCACAAGATCTTTGGAGACCTGACCCAGCAGCTTGAGCAGCCAGGCCACTCAGATGAGCAGCGAGAGCGGGAAAATGAGACCAAACTAAGTGAACTCCGAGCCCTCTCCATTGTGGCGGATGACTGA
- the Bin3 gene encoding bridging integrator 3 isoform X8 — translation MSWIPFKIGQPKKQIVSKTVERDFEREYGKLQQLEEQTKRLQKDMKKSTDADLAMSKSAVKISLDLLSNPLCEQDQDFLRMVTALDTAMKRMDAFNQEKVNQIQKTVIEPLKKFSSIFPSLNMAVKRREQALQDYGRLQAKVEKYEEKEKTGPVLAKLHQAREELRPVREDFEAKNKQLLDEMPRFYGSRLDYFQPSFESLIRAQVIYYSEMHTSCLLPGHILLRNAHLASSQVIYYSEMHTSCLLPGYILLRNAHLLPPPRLYTTQKCTPLASSQVIYYSEMHTSCLLPGHILLRNAHLLPPPRSYTTQKCTPCLLPGHILLRNAHLASSQVIYYSEMHTSCLLPGHILLRNAHLASSQVIYYSEMHTSCLLPGHILLRNAHLLPPPRSYTTQKCTPLASSQVIYYSEMHKIFGDLTQQLEQPGHSDEQRERENETKLSELRALSIVADD, via the exons GATTCCTTTTAAGATCGGGCAGCCCAAGAAACAGATTGTTTCCAAAACA GTGGAGAGAGACTTTGAGAGAGAGTATGGAAAACTGCAGCA GCTGGAAGAGCAGACCAAGCGCCTGCAGAAGGACATGAAGAAGAGCACTGACGCAGACCTGG CCATGTCCAAATCTGCTGTGAAGATATCCCTGGACCTACTGTCCAACCCACTGTGTGAGCAGGACCAGGACTTTCTGCGCATGGTGACAGCCCTAGACACAGCCATGAAGCGGATGGATGCCTTCAACCAGGAGAAG GTGAACCAGATCCAAAAGACAGTGATTGAACCCCTGAAAAA GTTCAGCAGCATATTCCCAAGCCTCAACATGGCGGTCAAACGGCGGGAGCAGGCCTTGCAAGACTACGGGAGGCTGCAGGCCAAGGTGGAGAAGTACgaggaaaaggagaagactgGTCCCGTGCTGGCCAAGCTCCACCAG GCCCGAGAGGAGCTACGGCCTGTACGGGAAGACTTTGAGGCCAAGAACAAACAACTCCTGGATGAGATGCCACGGTTCTATGGCAGCCGACTCGACTATTTCCAGCCCAGCTTTGAGTCCCTGATCCGGGCACAG gtcatatactactcagaaatgcacacctcttgcctcctcccaggtcatatactactcagaaatgcacaccttgcctcctcccag gttatatactactcagaaatgcacacctcttgcctcctcccag gttatatactactcagaaatgcacacctcttgcctcctcccag gttatatactactcagaaatgcacacctcttgcctcctcccag GTCATATACTACTCAGAAATGCACACCTCTTGCCTCCTCCCAGGTCATATACTACTCAGAAATGCACACCTCTTGCCTCCTCCCAGGTCATATACTACTCAGAAATGCACACCTTGCCTCCTCCCAGGTCATATACTACTCAGAAATGCACACCTTGCCTCCTCCCAGGTTATATACTACTCAGAAATGCACACCTCTTGCCTCCTCCCAGGTCATATACTACTCAGAAATGCACACCTTGCCTCCTCCCAGGTTATATACTACTCAGAAATGCACACCTCTTGCCTCCTCCCAGGTCATATACTACTCAGAAATGCACACCTCTTGCCTCCTCCCAG GTCATATACTACTCAGAAATGCACACCTCTTGCCTCCTCCCAGGTCATATACTACTCAGAAATGCACAAGATCTTTGGAGACCTGACCCAGCAGCTTGAGCAGCCAGGCCACTCAGATGAGCAGCGAGAGCGGGAAAATGAGACCAAACTAAGTGAACTCCGAGCCCTCTCCATTGTGGCGGATGACTGA
- the Bin3 gene encoding bridging integrator 3 isoform X22, with product MSWIPFKIGQPKKQIVSKTVERDFEREYGKLQQLEEQTKRLQKDMKKSTDADLAMSKSAVKISLDLLSNPLCEQDQDFLRMVTALDTAMKRMDAFNQEKVNQIQKTVIEPLKKFSSIFPSLNMAVKRREQALQDYGRLQAKVEKYEEKEKTGPVLAKLHQAREELRPVREDFEAKNKQLLDEMPRFYGSRLDYFQPSFESLIRAQVIYYSEMHTSCLLPGYILLRNAHLLPPPRSYTTQKCTPLASSQVIYYSEMHTSCLLPGHILLRNAHLASSQVIYYSEMHTSCLLPGHILLRNAHLASSQVIYYSEMHTSCLLPGHILLRNAHLLPPPRSYTTQKCTPLASSQVIYYSEMHKIFGDLTQQLEQPGHSDEQRERENETKLSELRALSIVADD from the exons GATTCCTTTTAAGATCGGGCAGCCCAAGAAACAGATTGTTTCCAAAACA GTGGAGAGAGACTTTGAGAGAGAGTATGGAAAACTGCAGCA GCTGGAAGAGCAGACCAAGCGCCTGCAGAAGGACATGAAGAAGAGCACTGACGCAGACCTGG CCATGTCCAAATCTGCTGTGAAGATATCCCTGGACCTACTGTCCAACCCACTGTGTGAGCAGGACCAGGACTTTCTGCGCATGGTGACAGCCCTAGACACAGCCATGAAGCGGATGGATGCCTTCAACCAGGAGAAG GTGAACCAGATCCAAAAGACAGTGATTGAACCCCTGAAAAA GTTCAGCAGCATATTCCCAAGCCTCAACATGGCGGTCAAACGGCGGGAGCAGGCCTTGCAAGACTACGGGAGGCTGCAGGCCAAGGTGGAGAAGTACgaggaaaaggagaagactgGTCCCGTGCTGGCCAAGCTCCACCAG GCCCGAGAGGAGCTACGGCCTGTACGGGAAGACTTTGAGGCCAAGAACAAACAACTCCTGGATGAGATGCCACGGTTCTATGGCAGCCGACTCGACTATTTCCAGCCCAGCTTTGAGTCCCTGATCCGGGCACAG gtcatatactactcagaaatgcacacctcttgcctcctcccaggttatatactactcagaaatgcacacctcttgcctcctcccag GTCATATACTACTCAGAAATGCACACCTCTTGCCTCCTCCCAGGTCATATACTACTCAGAAATGCACACCTCTTGCCTCCTCCCAGGTCATATACTACTCAGAAATGCACACCTTGCCTCCTCCCAG GTTATATACTACTCAGAAATGCACACCTCTTGCCTCCTCCCAGGTCATATACTACTCAGAAATGCACACCTTGCCTCCTCCCAGGTTATATACTACTCAGAAATGCACACCTCTTGCCTCCTCCCAGGTCATATACTACTCAGAAATGCACACCTCTTGCCTCCTCCCAG GTCATATACTACTCAGAAATGCACACCTCTTGCCTCCTCCCAGGTCATATACTACTCAGAAATGCACAAGATCTTTGGAGACCTGACCCAGCAGCTTGAGCAGCCAGGCCACTCAGATGAGCAGCGAGAGCGGGAAAATGAGACCAAACTAAGTGAACTCCGAGCCCTCTCCATTGTGGCGGATGACTGA
- the Bin3 gene encoding bridging integrator 3 isoform X6: protein MSWIPFKIGQPKKQIVSKTVERDFEREYGKLQQLEEQTKRLQKDMKKSTDADLAMSKSAVKISLDLLSNPLCEQDQDFLRMVTALDTAMKRMDAFNQEKVNQIQKTVIEPLKKFSSIFPSLNMAVKRREQALQDYGRLQAKVEKYEEKEKTGPVLAKLHQAREELRPVREDFEAKNKQLLDEMPRFYGSRLDYFQPSFESLIRAQVIYYSEMHTLPPPRLYTTQKCTPLASSQVIYYSEMHTSCLLPGHILLRNAHLLPPPRLYTTQKCTPLASSQVIYYSEMHTSCLLPGHILLRNAHLLPPPRSYTTQKCTPCLLPGHILLRNAHLASSQVIYYSEMHTSCLLPGHILLRNAHLASSQVIYYSEMHTSCLLPGHILLRNAHLLPPPRSYTTQKCTPLASSQVIYYSEMHKIFGDLTQQLEQPGHSDEQRERENETKLSELRALSIVADD, encoded by the exons GATTCCTTTTAAGATCGGGCAGCCCAAGAAACAGATTGTTTCCAAAACA GTGGAGAGAGACTTTGAGAGAGAGTATGGAAAACTGCAGCA GCTGGAAGAGCAGACCAAGCGCCTGCAGAAGGACATGAAGAAGAGCACTGACGCAGACCTGG CCATGTCCAAATCTGCTGTGAAGATATCCCTGGACCTACTGTCCAACCCACTGTGTGAGCAGGACCAGGACTTTCTGCGCATGGTGACAGCCCTAGACACAGCCATGAAGCGGATGGATGCCTTCAACCAGGAGAAG GTGAACCAGATCCAAAAGACAGTGATTGAACCCCTGAAAAA GTTCAGCAGCATATTCCCAAGCCTCAACATGGCGGTCAAACGGCGGGAGCAGGCCTTGCAAGACTACGGGAGGCTGCAGGCCAAGGTGGAGAAGTACgaggaaaaggagaagactgGTCCCGTGCTGGCCAAGCTCCACCAG GCCCGAGAGGAGCTACGGCCTGTACGGGAAGACTTTGAGGCCAAGAACAAACAACTCCTGGATGAGATGCCACGGTTCTATGGCAGCCGACTCGACTATTTCCAGCCCAGCTTTGAGTCCCTGATCCGGGCACAG gtcatatactactcagaaatgcacaccttgcctcctcccag gttatatactactcagaaatgcacacctcttgcctcctcccag gttatatactactcagaaatgcacacctcttgcctcctcccaggtcatatactactcagaaatgcacacctcttgcctcctcccaggttatatactactcagaaatgcacacctcttgcctcctcccag GTCATATACTACTCAGAAATGCACACCTCTTGCCTCCTCCCAGGTCATATACTACTCAGAAATGCACACCTCTTGCCTCCTCCCAGGTCATATACTACTCAGAAATGCACACCTTGCCTCCTCCCAGGTCATATACTACTCAGAAATGCACACCTTGCCTCCTCCCAGGTTATATACTACTCAGAAATGCACACCTCTTGCCTCCTCCCAGGTCATATACTACTCAGAAATGCACACCTTGCCTCCTCCCAGGTTATATACTACTCAGAAATGCACACCTCTTGCCTCCTCCCAGGTCATATACTACTCAGAAATGCACACCTCTTGCCTCCTCCCAG GTCATATACTACTCAGAAATGCACACCTCTTGCCTCCTCCCAGGTCATATACTACTCAGAAATGCACAAGATCTTTGGAGACCTGACCCAGCAGCTTGAGCAGCCAGGCCACTCAGATGAGCAGCGAGAGCGGGAAAATGAGACCAAACTAAGTGAACTCCGAGCCCTCTCCATTGTGGCGGATGACTGA
- the Bin3 gene encoding bridging integrator 3 isoform X42 — translation MSWIPFKIGQPKKQIVSKTVERDFEREYGKLQQLEEQTKRLQKDMKKSTDADLAMSKSAVKISLDLLSNPLCEQDQDFLRMVTALDTAMKRMDAFNQEKVNQIQKTVIEPLKKFSSIFPSLNMAVKRREQALQDYGRLQAKVEKYEEKEKTGPVLAKLHQAREELRPVREDFEAKNKQLLDEMPRFYGSRLDYFQPSFESLIRAQVIYYSEMHTSCLLPGHILLRNAHLASSQVIYYSEIHTLPPPRSYTTQKCTPCLLPGYILLRNARLLPPPRSYTTQKCTPLASSQVIYYSEMHKIFGDLTQQLEQPGHSDEQRERENETKLSELRALSIVADD, via the exons GATTCCTTTTAAGATCGGGCAGCCCAAGAAACAGATTGTTTCCAAAACA GTGGAGAGAGACTTTGAGAGAGAGTATGGAAAACTGCAGCA GCTGGAAGAGCAGACCAAGCGCCTGCAGAAGGACATGAAGAAGAGCACTGACGCAGACCTGG CCATGTCCAAATCTGCTGTGAAGATATCCCTGGACCTACTGTCCAACCCACTGTGTGAGCAGGACCAGGACTTTCTGCGCATGGTGACAGCCCTAGACACAGCCATGAAGCGGATGGATGCCTTCAACCAGGAGAAG GTGAACCAGATCCAAAAGACAGTGATTGAACCCCTGAAAAA GTTCAGCAGCATATTCCCAAGCCTCAACATGGCGGTCAAACGGCGGGAGCAGGCCTTGCAAGACTACGGGAGGCTGCAGGCCAAGGTGGAGAAGTACgaggaaaaggagaagactgGTCCCGTGCTGGCCAAGCTCCACCAG GCCCGAGAGGAGCTACGGCCTGTACGGGAAGACTTTGAGGCCAAGAACAAACAACTCCTGGATGAGATGCCACGGTTCTATGGCAGCCGACTCGACTATTTCCAGCCCAGCTTTGAGTCCCTGATCCGGGCACAG GTCATATACTACTCAGAAATGCACACCTCTTGCCTCCTCCCAGGTCATATACTACTCAGAAATGCACACCTTGCCTCCTCCCAG gttatatactactcagaaattcacaccttgcctcctcccag GTCATATACTACTCAGAAATGCACACCTTGCCTCCTCCCAG GTTATATACTACTCAGAAATGCACGCCTCTTGCCTCCTCCCAGGTCATATACTACTCAGAAATGCACACCTCTTGCCTCCTCCCAGGTCATATACTACTCAGAAATGCACAAGATCTTTGGAGACCTGACCCAGCAGCTTGAGCAGCCAGGCCACTCAGATGAGCAGCGAGAGCGGGAAAATGAGACCAAACTAAGTGAACTCCGAGCCCTCTCCATTGTGGCGGATGACTGA
- the Bin3 gene encoding bridging integrator 3 isoform X24: MSWIPFKIGQPKKQIVSKTVERDFEREYGKLQQLEEQTKRLQKDMKKSTDADLAMSKSAVKISLDLLSNPLCEQDQDFLRMVTALDTAMKRMDAFNQEKVNQIQKTVIEPLKKFSSIFPSLNMAVKRREQALQDYGRLQAKVEKYEEKEKTGPVLAKLHQAREELRPVREDFEAKNKQLLDEMPRFYGSRLDYFQPSFESLIRAQVIYYSEIHTLPPPRSYTTQKCTPCLLPGYILLRNAHLLPPPRLYTTQKCTPLASSQVIYYSEMHTLPPPRLYTTQKCTPLASSQVIYYSEMHTSCLLPGHILLRNAHLLPPPRSYTTQKCTPLASSQVIYYSEMHKIFGDLTQQLEQPGHSDEQRERENETKLSELRALSIVADD, encoded by the exons GATTCCTTTTAAGATCGGGCAGCCCAAGAAACAGATTGTTTCCAAAACA GTGGAGAGAGACTTTGAGAGAGAGTATGGAAAACTGCAGCA GCTGGAAGAGCAGACCAAGCGCCTGCAGAAGGACATGAAGAAGAGCACTGACGCAGACCTGG CCATGTCCAAATCTGCTGTGAAGATATCCCTGGACCTACTGTCCAACCCACTGTGTGAGCAGGACCAGGACTTTCTGCGCATGGTGACAGCCCTAGACACAGCCATGAAGCGGATGGATGCCTTCAACCAGGAGAAG GTGAACCAGATCCAAAAGACAGTGATTGAACCCCTGAAAAA GTTCAGCAGCATATTCCCAAGCCTCAACATGGCGGTCAAACGGCGGGAGCAGGCCTTGCAAGACTACGGGAGGCTGCAGGCCAAGGTGGAGAAGTACgaggaaaaggagaagactgGTCCCGTGCTGGCCAAGCTCCACCAG GCCCGAGAGGAGCTACGGCCTGTACGGGAAGACTTTGAGGCCAAGAACAAACAACTCCTGGATGAGATGCCACGGTTCTATGGCAGCCGACTCGACTATTTCCAGCCCAGCTTTGAGTCCCTGATCCGGGCACAG gtcatatactactcagaaattcacaccttgcctcctcccag gtcatatactactcagaaatgcacaccttgcctcctcccaggttatatactactcagaaatgcacacctcttgcctcctcccag gttatatactactcagaaatgcacacctcttgcctcctcccag GTCATATACTACTCAGAAATGCACACCTTGCCTCCTCCCAGGTTATATACTACTCAGAAATGCACACCTCTTGCCTCCTCCCAG GTTATATACTACTCAGAAATGCACACCTCTTGCCTCCTCCCAGGTCATATACTACTCAGAAATGCACACCTCTTGCCTCCTCCCAG GTCATATACTACTCAGAAATGCACACCTCTTGCCTCCTCCCAGGTCATATACTACTCAGAAATGCACAAGATCTTTGGAGACCTGACCCAGCAGCTTGAGCAGCCAGGCCACTCAGATGAGCAGCGAGAGCGGGAAAATGAGACCAAACTAAGTGAACTCCGAGCCCTCTCCATTGTGGCGGATGACTGA
- the Bin3 gene encoding bridging integrator 3 isoform X15, which produces MSWIPFKIGQPKKQIVSKTVERDFEREYGKLQQLEEQTKRLQKDMKKSTDADLAMSKSAVKISLDLLSNPLCEQDQDFLRMVTALDTAMKRMDAFNQEKVNQIQKTVIEPLKKFSSIFPSLNMAVKRREQALQDYGRLQAKVEKYEEKEKTGPVLAKLHQAREELRPVREDFEAKNKQLLDEMPRFYGSRLDYFQPSFESLIRAQVIYYSEMHTLPPPRLYTTQKFTPCLLPGHILLRNSHLASSQVIYYSEMHTSCLLPGHILLRNAHLLPPPRSYTTQKCTPCLLPGHILLRNAHLASSQVIYYSEMHTSCLLPGHILLRNAHLASSQVIYYSEMHTSCLLPGHILLRNAHLLPPPRSYTTQKCTPLASSQVIYYSEMHKIFGDLTQQLEQPGHSDEQRERENETKLSELRALSIVADD; this is translated from the exons GATTCCTTTTAAGATCGGGCAGCCCAAGAAACAGATTGTTTCCAAAACA GTGGAGAGAGACTTTGAGAGAGAGTATGGAAAACTGCAGCA GCTGGAAGAGCAGACCAAGCGCCTGCAGAAGGACATGAAGAAGAGCACTGACGCAGACCTGG CCATGTCCAAATCTGCTGTGAAGATATCCCTGGACCTACTGTCCAACCCACTGTGTGAGCAGGACCAGGACTTTCTGCGCATGGTGACAGCCCTAGACACAGCCATGAAGCGGATGGATGCCTTCAACCAGGAGAAG GTGAACCAGATCCAAAAGACAGTGATTGAACCCCTGAAAAA GTTCAGCAGCATATTCCCAAGCCTCAACATGGCGGTCAAACGGCGGGAGCAGGCCTTGCAAGACTACGGGAGGCTGCAGGCCAAGGTGGAGAAGTACgaggaaaaggagaagactgGTCCCGTGCTGGCCAAGCTCCACCAG GCCCGAGAGGAGCTACGGCCTGTACGGGAAGACTTTGAGGCCAAGAACAAACAACTCCTGGATGAGATGCCACGGTTCTATGGCAGCCGACTCGACTATTTCCAGCCCAGCTTTGAGTCCCTGATCCGGGCACAG GTCATATACTACTCAGAAATGCACACCTTGCCTCCTCCCAG gttatatactactcagaaattcacaccttgcctcctcccaggtcatatactactcagaaattcACACCTTGCCTCCTCCCAG GTCATATACTACTCAGAAATGCACACCTCTTGCCTCCTCCCAGGTCATATACTACTCAGAAATGCACACCTCTTGCCTCCTCCCAGGTCATATACTACTCAGAAATGCACACCTTGCCTCCTCCCAGGTCATATACTACTCAGAAATGCACACCTTGCCTCCTCCCAGGTTATATACTACTCAGAAATGCACACCTCTTGCCTCCTCCCAGGTCATATACTACTCAGAAATGCACACCTTGCCTCCTCCCAGGTTATATACTACTCAGAAATGCACACCTCTTGCCTCCTCCCAGGTCATATACTACTCAGAAATGCACACCTCTTGCCTCCTCCCAG GTCATATACTACTCAGAAATGCACACCTCTTGCCTCCTCCCAGGTCATATACTACTCAGAAATGCACAAGATCTTTGGAGACCTGACCCAGCAGCTTGAGCAGCCAGGCCACTCAGATGAGCAGCGAGAGCGGGAAAATGAGACCAAACTAAGTGAACTCCGAGCCCTCTCCATTGTGGCGGATGACTGA